A single region of the Pyricularia oryzae 70-15 chromosome 4, whole genome shotgun sequence genome encodes:
- a CDS encoding alkaline proteinase: protein MHFHPVLALCLATAAGTGVVVAQSSPLPPPPRLPQLPQLPKLPQAGDFKATNADYGIDPKEELIPAPRQNHKSAPKRFIVELKEGADLSSLTSKTTGNVKVLKVFNTDVFRGAVVETDEDNVDSLRALRSVGQAWHSKRIMLDPVMPEMLVRGGAQTGVKLSRQNRDEGVRQISVHHMTGVDELHARGILGKGVKVAVVDSGIDYTHPALGGAFGAGNKVVGGYDLIGDTDWPFVQKQPDDDPMDHQGHGTHVAGIIAGKDELITGVAPEATLLAYKVFGENKGTDEDTLIEAFLRAYQDGADVITASIGGLNGWSNNAWALVASRLVERGIVVTISAGNDGQAGPFGASSGATGINVVSVASVQGDVIASPRFIASFQDGNNATQSSEKMPYRTSETWTPSEVVDWPFHAIGFNTSVADEACNPLPNNTMDLSRVVVLARRGTCTFAVKQRNLEARGARHIVFYNNEQPLIIPGSDNPSSVSNISMIAREDGERIIETIRGGGRVLANFNLALRDSMAGIPYAYGGVPSAFTSIGSTNELAIKPDVAAPGGQIFSTFLKGGYATQSGTSMSCPYVAGIAALYISKHGGRSTHGPGFAKELAMRLISAGQPVPWDDGTESGRNFAALAPINQVGTGLINATKVLDYTSALSLSRFALNDTNHFERYHKVDVTNRGSTPVTYTFQATPFSGMETFNTDPAVFGTPRVAWYEEVMAKGPRHMPAEVSLPESFTLQPGQTRTAQFNFAPPTGLDASVLPLYGGAIDVRSSAGEVLSVPYMGLAADLHRGVGPMFIDPTNITTTRRATPLAAKPNTTFTLAPGAAQDFPEAYIRLQFATAELRWDVFEPAYTERDWAYPPVVGQNKYVGSVASHAQASRQGGFDPATMNASDTVSLPIRFVPRSAVGTYGETFWWLGRLANGSAVAPGQYRLRLAALVPFGTPENADNWDVFDAPLLEVLEPGKNKG from the coding sequence ATGCATTTTCACCCGGTACTGGCTCTGTGCCTCGCCACCGCGGCCGGCACGGGCGTCGTGGTGGCACAGTCATCACCactgccgccaccgccgcgacTCCCACAGCTGCCACAGCTTCCAAAGCTCCCCCAGGCCGGAGACTTCAAGGCCACGAATGCCGACTACGGCATCGACCCCAAGGAGGAGCTGATCCCGGCGCCGCGGCAGAACCACAAGTCGGCGCCCAAGCGCTTCATCGTCGAGCTCAAGGAGGGCGCGGACCTCTCGTCGCTGACCTCCAAGACCACGGGCAACGTCAAGGTGCTCAAGGTGTTCAACACGGACGTCTTTCGCGGGGCCGTGGTCGAGACGGACGAGGACAACGTCGACAGCCTGCGCGCCCTGCGCAGCGTCGGCCAGGCCTGGCACAGCAAGCGCATCATGCTCGACCCCGTGATGCCCGAGATGCTGGTCCGCGGCGGCGCGCAGAcgggcgtcaagctcagcagGCAGAACCGCGACGAGGGCGTGCGCCAGATCTCGGTGCACCACATGACGggcgtcgacgagctgcacGCCAGGGGCATCTTGGGCAAGGGCGTCAAGGTTGCCGTGGTGGACAGCGGTATCGATTATACGCACCCGGCTCTGGGGGGTGCCTTTGGGGCCGGGAACAAGGTCGTCGGCGGCTACGACCTGATTGGAGATACAGACTGGCCGTTTGTGCAAAAGCAGCCCGACGATGACCCCATGGACCACCAGGGCCACGGCACGCATGTTGCTGGTATCATCGCCGGCAAGGATGAACTGATTACTGGTGTGGCGCCCGAGGCCACGCTGCTGGCGTACAAGGTCTTTGGGGAGAACAAGGGTACGGACGAGGACACACTGATCGAAGCGTTTCTGCGCGCGTACCAggacggcgccgacgtcaTCACAGCGTCCATCGGCGGCCTGAACGGCTGGTCGAACAACGCCTGGGCCCTTGTGGCATCCCGTCTCGTGGAGCGCGGCATCGTCGTCACCATCTCTGCTGGCAACGATGGGCAGGCGGGCCCGTTTGGAGCCAGCAGTGGAGCCACGGGCATCAACGTCGTCTCGGTGGCATCGGTGCAGGGCGATGTGATTGCCAGCCCTCGGTTCATAGCCTCGTTTCAGGATGGCAACAATGCCACGCAgagcagcgagaagatgccTTACCGGACCAGCGAGACGTGGACGCCATCCGAGGTGGTCGACTGGCCATTCCACGCCATCGGCTTCAACACCAGCGTGGCCGACGAGGCCTGCAACCCGCTCCCCAACAACACCATGGACCTCTCCCGCGTGGTGGTGCTCGCCCGCCGCGGCACCTGCACCTTTGCGGTCAAGCAGCGGAACCTCGAGGCCAGGGGCGCCAGGCACATAGTGTTTTACAACAACGAGCAGCCCCTCATCATCCCGGGCTCCGACAACCCCAGCAGCGTCAGCAACATCTCCATGATCGCCAGGGAGGACGGCGAGCGCATCATCGAGACCATCCGCGGCGGCGGTCGCGTGCTGGCCAACTTCAACCTGGCCCTGCGCGACAGCATGGCCGGCATCCCCTACGCGTACGGCGGCGTGCCCAGCGCCTTCACCAGCATCGGCTCCACCAACGAGCTGGCCATCAAGCCCGACGTCGCCGCGCCCGGTGGGCAGATCTTTTCTACCTTTCTCAAGGGCGGCTACGCCACGCAGTCCGGCACCTCGATGAGCTGCCCCTACGTCGCCGGCATCGCTGCGCTGTACATCAGCAAACACGGCGGCAGGTCGACCCACGGCCCCGGCTTCGCCAAGGAGCTGGCCATGCGCCTCATCTCGGCGGGCCAGCCCGTGCCCTGGGACGACGGCACCGAGAGCGGCAGGAACTTTGCGGCGCTGGCCCCCATCAACCAGGTCGGCACGGGGCTCATCAACGCGACCAAGGTGCTCGACTACACCAGCGCCCTCTCGCTCTCCCGCTTCGCCCTCAACGACACGAACCACTTTGAGCGCTACCACAAGGTCGACGTGACCAACCGCGGCTCCACGCCCGTCACCTACACCTTCCAGGCGACGCCCTTCTCCGGCATGGAGACCTTCAACACGGACCCGGCCGTCTTCGGCACGCCCCGCGTGGCCTGGTACGAGGAGGTCATGGCCAAGGGCCCGCGCCACATGCCGGCCGAGGTCTCGCTGCCCGAGTCCTTCACGCTGCAGCCGGGCCAGACGCGGACCGCCCAGTTCAACTTTGCCCCGCCGACCGGGCTCGACGCCAGCGTGCTGCCCCTGTACGGCGGCGCCATCGACGTCCGGTCCTCCGCCGGCGAGGTGCTCTCGGTGCCCTACATGGGGCTGGCCGCGGACCTGCACCGCGGCGTGGGGCCCATGTTCATCGACCCGACCAACATCACCACGACGCGGCGCGCCACCCCGCTGGCCGCCAAGCCCAACACCACCTTCACGCTCGCGCCGGGCGCCGCGCAGGACTTCCCCGAGGCCTACATCCGGCTGCAGTTCGCGACGGCCGAGCTGCGCTGGGACGTGTTCGAGCCGGCCTACACGGAGCGCGACTGGGCGTACCCTCCCGTGGTGGGGCAGAACAAGTACGTGGGCAGCGTGGCGTCCCACGCCCAGGCCAGCCGGCAGGGCGGCTTCGACCCCGCCACCATGAACGCCAGCGACACCGTCAGCCTGCCCATCCGCTTCGTGCCGCGGTCCGCCGTCGGCACCTACGGCGAGACGTTTTGGTGGCTCGGCAGGCTGGCCAACGGCTCCGCCGTCGCCCCCGGCCAGTACAGGCTGAGGCTGGCCGCCCTGGTGCCCTTTGGCACGCCCGAGAACGCCGACAACTGGGATGTGTTTGACGCGCCGCTGTTGGAGGTGCTCGAGCCGGGGAAGAACAAGGGTTGA